A genome region from Pseudanabaena sp. Chao 1811 includes the following:
- the hemW gene encoding radical SAM family heme chaperone HemW translates to MCQHSIKYRIATLSQIFPKSLYLHIPFCKRRCFYCDFAITTGGENLKQQYVDVLCQEIALTVAEIPPIEPLQTIFFGGGTPSLLSVKQLEQILETITKYFAIASNAEISLEANAGTVSLETLQGYRSLGINRISLGAQAFQQELLDVCGRGHSVAEIYEAVDAIQKSGFENFSLDLISGLPHQTMTDWQDSLEKAIALQPTHLSVYDLTIEEGTAFGKRYQAGDQPLPTEDHTVAMYIAAHELLPAAGYEHYEISNYAQSGYQAQHNLTYWHNQPFYGMGMGATSYINRQRIDRPRRMREYLDAIAQWQSSGIGFTAPVIDDREELMDTLMQGLRLAEGLSLKALQLNYGTELCDRALQILHPYQSQNWVNLVEQSQDTRIMLVPPDGWLFSNIIIADLYKNL, encoded by the coding sequence TTGTGCCAACATTCAATTAAATACCGCATTGCTACCTTGAGCCAAATCTTTCCTAAATCTCTATACCTACATATTCCCTTTTGTAAGCGACGTTGTTTTTATTGTGACTTCGCAATTACGACAGGTGGCGAAAATCTCAAGCAGCAATATGTGGATGTGCTGTGCCAAGAAATAGCTTTGACTGTTGCCGAGATTCCACCTATTGAACCATTGCAAACTATCTTTTTCGGTGGGGGAACGCCATCTTTGCTATCGGTAAAACAGCTTGAGCAGATTCTCGAAACAATTACCAAGTATTTTGCGATCGCCTCTAACGCCGAAATTTCCCTTGAAGCTAATGCAGGAACAGTTAGTCTTGAGACTTTGCAAGGTTATCGCAGTTTGGGCATCAATCGCATTAGTTTAGGCGCACAGGCTTTTCAGCAGGAATTATTAGATGTATGTGGTCGTGGTCATAGTGTTGCCGAAATTTATGAAGCAGTAGATGCGATTCAAAAATCGGGATTTGAGAACTTCAGTTTAGATTTAATCTCAGGGCTACCCCATCAAACAATGACCGATTGGCAGGACTCCCTCGAAAAAGCGATCGCTTTGCAACCTACCCATCTATCTGTTTATGACTTAACCATCGAGGAGGGAACTGCCTTTGGTAAGCGCTATCAAGCAGGTGATCAACCCTTGCCAACGGAAGATCATACGGTTGCGATGTATATCGCCGCCCATGAGTTGCTACCTGCCGCAGGTTATGAGCATTATGAAATCTCGAATTACGCTCAATCTGGTTATCAAGCACAACATAATTTGACCTATTGGCATAACCAACCCTTTTATGGCATGGGTATGGGAGCGACCAGTTATATTAATCGCCAAAGAATTGATCGCCCACGCAGAATGCGGGAATATCTCGATGCGATCGCGCAATGGCAATCATCGGGAATTGGCTTTACGGCTCCTGTAATTGACGATAGAGAGGAGTTAATGGATACGCTAATGCAGGGGTTACGCTTGGCGGAAGGCTTGAGTTTAAAGGCTTTGCAATTAAATTATGGAACAGAACTTTGCGATCGCGCTTTGCAAATTCTCCATCCCTATCAATCTCAGAACTGGGTAAATTTGGTAGAACAATCACAGGATACTCGGATCATGTTAGTTCCTCCCGATGGTTGGCTATTTTCCAACATCATCATTGCTGACCTATACAAAAATTTGTAA
- a CDS encoding caspase family protein yields MQAGLTSLIGWQFLTRDRVAFAAEQFVRQTSVSAQRKRALLIGINQYEAKDDSQNTPNFSQNTTSSGWLPLHGCVNDVELQRELLIHRFGFAPQDIVTLTDREATRANINDAITEHLVAQTLPDDLVMIHFSGHGSRLGNYNTLVPVDSGLPQNLENLRDITLQEWRSWLQQISTDRLLCVIDAGFYYPNISTLGNFRLRSRVGRNDWQAPTEVAQLEKQAIGTILRAASGDMLCADAQWSGFSSGAFTYALVQQLWQITPATTINVVMSDLATTLDRRALHNDNLSIDKQIAAMVELDPTKQKAIATSTFNSLLTTPDFGSDGVILNSTDRRTADISLAGFPITVLSNYMAGSILQVMATQVAAATPTIAKESEATPSPSSQPVVAVPQATVQVKSRTGFNAKVEILNDYSSLQKLETGQLLQEVMRAVSHNIKLAIALDGGLSKIERVDATSAFSTLPNMFGVNANEQCADCLFGVQSASYGLFTVGHTPILGSFGSVGESVGVAIKRLQPFLESLLAAKLIRATENQATSHLNVKVTLKAMIGMDERSVTIASKASARAGLIPSNTVNNIARTKPINIGDRLECQIENFSDQPLYVRIFCLDPRSKVLTPNFIATPYANDGVIPPAATLTIPYPKAPMNWAVSAPQGMVDVQVVISRSPLLQVAKTLEASQRQASSLNGLIAIPNPLQVAQALLEDLDRAGKPSEFGNLANISDVWMLDVQQWATFNFNYQVA; encoded by the coding sequence TTGCAGGCGGGTCTGACTAGCCTGATCGGATGGCAATTTCTCACCCGCGATCGCGTGGCATTTGCCGCAGAGCAATTTGTCCGTCAAACTTCTGTCTCAGCACAACGGAAACGAGCGCTACTGATCGGGATTAATCAATATGAGGCAAAGGATGATTCGCAAAACACTCCAAATTTTTCACAAAATACTACATCAAGTGGTTGGTTGCCCCTGCATGGCTGCGTCAATGATGTCGAGTTGCAGAGGGAATTATTAATTCATCGTTTTGGGTTTGCCCCTCAAGATATTGTCACCCTCACCGATCGCGAAGCAACGCGGGCAAATATCAATGATGCGATTACAGAACATTTGGTAGCCCAGACACTCCCCGATGATCTGGTAATGATTCACTTTAGTGGACATGGCTCGCGCTTGGGAAACTACAATACACTGGTTCCCGTTGATAGTGGATTGCCTCAAAATCTCGAAAATTTGCGGGATATTACCCTACAGGAATGGCGCAGTTGGCTCCAGCAAATCTCAACAGATCGGCTGTTGTGTGTGATTGATGCAGGATTTTACTACCCGAATATCTCAACACTTGGTAATTTTCGCCTGCGATCGCGGGTTGGGCGTAATGACTGGCAAGCACCAACGGAAGTAGCCCAACTAGAGAAACAAGCGATCGGCACAATTTTACGGGCTGCATCGGGAGATATGCTCTGTGCCGATGCCCAATGGTCAGGATTTAGTAGTGGCGCATTTACCTATGCTTTAGTACAGCAGCTTTGGCAAATCACCCCTGCAACTACGATTAATGTGGTGATGAGTGATTTAGCAACCACCTTAGATCGGCGGGCGCTGCATAATGACAATCTCTCCATTGACAAACAAATTGCGGCAATGGTGGAACTTGATCCTACAAAACAAAAAGCGATCGCTACTAGTACCTTTAACTCATTGTTAACAACTCCTGATTTTGGCTCCGATGGCGTAATTCTTAACAGCACTGATCGGCGTACGGCTGATATTAGCTTGGCAGGTTTCCCGATCACGGTTTTAAGTAATTACATGGCAGGTTCCATTTTGCAGGTCATGGCAACCCAAGTTGCGGCGGCAACTCCTACAATCGCTAAGGAATCTGAAGCAACTCCCAGTCCATCTTCTCAACCAGTTGTAGCAGTTCCCCAAGCCACAGTCCAAGTTAAATCACGGACTGGGTTTAATGCCAAAGTTGAAATTTTAAATGATTATAGTAGTTTGCAAAAACTAGAAACAGGGCAGCTACTCCAAGAAGTTATGCGGGCTGTTTCGCACAATATCAAATTAGCGATCGCCCTCGATGGCGGCTTGAGCAAAATCGAGCGTGTTGATGCCACTAGCGCCTTCTCGACTTTACCGAATATGTTTGGAGTCAATGCCAACGAGCAATGCGCCGACTGTCTCTTTGGCGTGCAATCGGCAAGCTATGGATTATTTACGGTCGGACATACCCCCATCCTTGGCTCCTTTGGCTCCGTTGGTGAGTCCGTTGGTGTGGCTATCAAGCGATTACAACCCTTTCTCGAAAGCCTCCTTGCCGCAAAACTAATTCGTGCTACCGAAAATCAAGCAACATCGCATCTCAATGTCAAGGTGACGCTTAAGGCAATGATTGGTATGGATGAGCGCTCCGTGACAATTGCCAGCAAAGCTTCTGCCCGTGCAGGTCTAATCCCATCTAATACCGTCAATAATATTGCTCGGACAAAGCCCATCAATATAGGCGATCGCCTTGAATGCCAAATTGAAAACTTCAGCGATCAGCCCCTCTATGTGCGAATTTTTTGCCTCGATCCGAGGAGCAAAGTCCTCACCCCCAACTTTATCGCCACTCCCTATGCCAACGATGGGGTAATTCCTCCTGCGGCAACCCTGACAATTCCCTATCCCAAAGCGCCTATGAATTGGGCAGTTTCCGCGCCGCAGGGAATGGTTGATGTCCAAGTGGTAATTAGCCGATCGCCACTTTTGCAAGTAGCTAAGACTTTAGAAGCATCTCAACGCCAAGCTTCATCGCTCAATGGACTGATTGCCATTCCCAACCCACTCCAAGTTGCCCAAGCCCTCCTCGAAGATCTTGACCGTGCAGGCAAGCCCTCTGAGTTTGGCAATCTTGCGAATATCAGCGACGTATGGATGTTAGATGTCCAGCAATGGGCAACCTTCAATTTCAATTATCAAGTCGCATGA
- the darG gene encoding type II toxin-antitoxin system antitoxin DNA ADP-ribosyl glycohydrolase DarG has protein sequence MIELTQGDILKADAEALVNTVNCVGVMGRGIALQFRKAFPENFKVYEAACKANEVQAGKMFVYDLNRLYAPRFIINFPTKRHWKSKSHIEDIKAGLEDLINVVQQHQIRSIAIPPLGCGLGGLNWEDVRPLIIEAFQSLPEVAVLLFEPVGAPQASVMVKESKVPNMTVGRAALLGLMRRYLSAVMDPSVTLLEVHKLMYFMQEAGEPLRLNYQKAPYGPYAENLRHVLSYIEGHFISGYGDAEDRPDKPLELIPNAFEQAESFLAEHESTRLRFDRVAVLIKGFETTFGMELLSTVHWVATREEATTAELAVAKIYDWNTRKRMFESRHIHVAWERLREAGWLPKFNMQ, from the coding sequence ATGATTGAGCTAACTCAAGGCGATATCCTCAAAGCTGACGCTGAAGCGTTGGTTAACACCGTCAATTGTGTTGGCGTTATGGGTCGTGGCATTGCACTACAATTCCGCAAAGCATTTCCAGAAAATTTCAAGGTTTATGAAGCCGCTTGCAAAGCTAACGAAGTGCAAGCAGGCAAAATGTTTGTGTATGACCTGAATCGTTTGTATGCGCCTCGCTTCATTATCAACTTTCCAACTAAGCGCCACTGGAAAAGCAAAAGCCACATCGAAGACATTAAGGCTGGGCTAGAAGATTTAATAAATGTGGTACAGCAACATCAGATTCGCTCGATCGCAATTCCTCCATTAGGTTGTGGTTTAGGTGGTCTAAACTGGGAAGATGTACGTCCACTAATTATTGAAGCTTTTCAGTCCCTACCAGAAGTAGCTGTTTTGCTATTTGAGCCTGTAGGTGCGCCTCAAGCTAGTGTGATGGTCAAAGAGAGTAAAGTTCCAAATATGACTGTGGGACGAGCCGCTCTATTAGGACTGATGCGCCGCTATTTATCTGCTGTTATGGATCCTAGCGTTACCCTGTTAGAAGTGCATAAGCTCATGTACTTTATGCAGGAGGCTGGCGAACCTCTGCGGCTAAATTATCAAAAGGCTCCCTATGGTCCTTATGCTGAAAATCTACGCCATGTTCTCAGTTATATTGAAGGGCATTTTATCAGTGGCTATGGCGATGCTGAAGATCGACCAGACAAGCCACTAGAATTGATTCCTAATGCTTTTGAGCAAGCTGAATCATTTCTTGCAGAGCATGAGTCTACAAGGCTAAGGTTTGATCGTGTTGCCGTTCTGATTAAAGGATTTGAAACAACTTTTGGAATGGAATTGCTATCAACGGTACATTGGGTTGCCACGAGAGAAGAAGCAACAACCGCAGAATTAGCTGTCGCCAAAATCTATGATTGGAATACTAGAAAACGTATGTTTGAATCTCGTCATATTCATGTAGCGTGGGAACGATTGCGTGAGGCTGGTTGGCTACCAAAATTCAATATGCAATAA
- a CDS encoding helix-turn-helix domain-containing protein, which translates to MAPYSLDLREKIVANYEAGNTSIREVAKQFQVATKTVQKLLNQYRETGELNHKPLGSPIKSPLEAHQEKILEIVSEHPDWTLWQYCEEVAEQTGVSVTTGSMCRFFQRHNITLKKRPIAMKR; encoded by the coding sequence ATGGCACCTTACTCACTAGATCTCAGAGAAAAGATCGTAGCAAACTACGAAGCAGGAAATACATCGATTCGGGAAGTAGCGAAGCAATTTCAAGTCGCGACGAAAACAGTGCAAAAACTACTGAATCAATACCGAGAGACAGGAGAACTAAACCACAAACCATTAGGTAGTCCAATCAAAAGTCCCCTCGAAGCGCATCAGGAGAAAATCCTCGAAATTGTCTCAGAGCATCCAGATTGGACACTATGGCAGTACTGTGAAGAAGTAGCAGAACAAACAGGAGTATCAGTGACCACAGGCAGCATGTGCCGATTTTTCCAGAGGCATAACATCACTCTAAAAAAAAGACCTATCGCCATGAAAAGGTAA
- a CDS encoding XisI protein → MQSSKDVEAQTIFDVERDHYQLVYVGWSRNDIRDYGCLLHLDIKDEKIWIQYDGTEGSIAYELLKLGVPREDIVLEFQPLRVLADTEFAVG, encoded by the coding sequence ATGCAATCTTCAAAGGATGTTGAGGCTCAGACTATTTTTGATGTGGAGCGCGATCACTATCAGTTAGTTTATGTAGGTTGGAGCCGTAATGATATAAGAGATTATGGATGTTTGTTACATCTAGATATCAAGGATGAAAAGATTTGGATTCAATATGATGGAACTGAGGGTAGTATTGCCTATGAACTATTGAAGCTAGGCGTACCAAGGGAAGATATTGTATTAGAATTTCAACCTCTTAGAGTTCTTGCTGACACCGAGTTTGCTGTAGGTTAA
- the ftsH gene encoding ATP-dependent zinc metalloprotease FtsH, translated as MAVKKEDPKRSRARLIGNVLLLIGSGLLIINIFLPNLFAPALPRVPYSLFVHEVEEGHVARVYIGQDQITYQLKGVSPEVAGDVISTTPIFDLNLPERLEKSNVEFAAAPVKKDSWFGTLLSWVIPPLIFVGIFQLFSRNGGGGAPGGLQIGKSKAKVYVEGESTKTLFGDVAGVDEAKQELQEIVQFLKTPEKYTKIGAKIPKGVLLVGPPGTGKTLLAKAVAGEAGVPFFSISGSEFVELFVGVGSSRVRDLFEQAKKQSPCIIFIDELDAIGKARSSGGMYGGNDEREQTLNQLLTEMDGFGVDGTTVIVLAATNRPETLDQALLRPGRFDRQVLVDRPDKSGRLAILKIHAAKVTLDQSVDLETIATRTSGFAGADLANLVNEAALLAARAGRETVLLEDFAEAVERVVAGLEKKSRVLNENEKRIVAYHEVGHALVGALNPGSGKVEKISIVPRGMAALGYTLQLPTEDRFLLSKEEIEAQIATLLGGRSAEEIIFGSITTGASNDLQRATELADKMVTSYGMSEVLGPLAYQKQQNQFLGGMEMARNVSPATSEAIDKEIKTIVENAHAKALAILNANRDLLESISEKLLETEVIEGEFLTGLLAQVKPAEVNV; from the coding sequence ATGGCTGTAAAAAAAGAAGACCCCAAGCGATCGCGTGCTCGTCTGATTGGCAATGTCCTATTGCTGATCGGCTCAGGATTGCTCATAATAAACATCTTTCTCCCAAATCTGTTTGCTCCCGCCTTGCCTCGCGTTCCCTATAGCCTCTTCGTCCATGAGGTCGAAGAGGGGCATGTCGCAAGGGTATATATAGGACAAGACCAAATCACCTATCAATTAAAAGGTGTCAGCCCCGAAGTTGCTGGAGATGTGATCTCCACTACACCTATTTTTGATTTGAACTTACCCGAACGTCTCGAAAAGAGTAACGTCGAATTTGCGGCAGCTCCTGTCAAAAAGGATAGCTGGTTTGGTACATTACTAAGTTGGGTCATTCCTCCCTTAATTTTTGTCGGTATTTTCCAACTCTTTAGCCGTAACGGTGGCGGCGGCGCTCCTGGTGGCTTGCAAATCGGTAAGAGCAAGGCAAAGGTTTATGTTGAAGGTGAATCGACAAAGACTTTATTTGGTGATGTTGCAGGTGTTGATGAAGCTAAGCAAGAACTCCAAGAAATTGTCCAGTTCCTCAAGACTCCTGAGAAATACACCAAAATCGGCGCGAAGATTCCCAAAGGTGTATTGCTAGTGGGCCCCCCCGGAACAGGTAAAACCCTCCTCGCTAAGGCTGTGGCTGGTGAAGCAGGCGTTCCCTTCTTCAGCATCTCTGGTTCTGAATTTGTCGAACTCTTTGTTGGTGTCGGTTCTTCGCGAGTCCGTGACCTGTTTGAACAAGCCAAAAAACAATCTCCTTGTATCATCTTTATCGATGAACTTGATGCGATCGGTAAGGCGCGTTCTAGCGGTGGTATGTACGGCGGTAACGACGAACGCGAACAAACTCTCAACCAATTGCTTACGGAAATGGATGGTTTCGGTGTAGATGGAACAACCGTAATCGTACTTGCGGCAACCAACCGTCCTGAAACCCTTGACCAAGCATTGTTACGTCCCGGTCGTTTCGATCGCCAAGTATTAGTTGATCGCCCCGACAAGAGTGGACGCTTAGCAATTCTCAAAATCCATGCAGCGAAAGTAACTCTCGACCAAAGTGTTGACCTCGAAACGATCGCTACCCGTACGTCAGGATTTGCAGGTGCAGACCTTGCCAACCTCGTTAATGAAGCAGCGCTACTTGCGGCTCGTGCTGGACGTGAAACTGTCTTGCTCGAAGACTTTGCTGAAGCTGTCGAACGTGTAGTTGCTGGTCTGGAAAAGAAGAGTCGTGTTCTCAATGAGAATGAGAAACGGATTGTTGCCTATCACGAAGTTGGTCACGCTCTAGTTGGTGCATTAAACCCCGGAAGCGGCAAGGTTGAGAAAATCTCCATCGTGCCTCGCGGCATGGCGGCTCTTGGCTATACCTTGCAACTACCCACAGAAGATCGCTTCCTATTAAGCAAAGAAGAAATCGAAGCCCAAATTGCAACTCTCCTCGGTGGGCGATCGGCAGAAGAAATTATCTTCGGTAGCATTACTACTGGTGCATCCAATGACCTGCAACGTGCTACGGAACTCGCCGATAAGATGGTAACTAGCTACGGTATGAGCGAAGTCTTGGGACCTCTTGCTTACCAAAAGCAACAAAATCAATTCCTCGGTGGTATGGAGATGGCACGTAATGTCAGCCCTGCAACTTCGGAAGCGATCGACAAGGAAATCAAAACCATCGTCGAAAATGCCCATGCCAAGGCGCTAGCGATTCTCAATGCTAATCGTGATTTGCTAGAGTCAATCTCTGAGAAGCTTTTGGAAACAGAAGTAATCGAGGGTGAATTCCTAACTGGTTTGCTAGCTCAAGTTAAACCTGCTGAAGTTAATGTCTAG
- a CDS encoding DUF58 domain-containing protein — MANSSSDRKQRSSRPKKVSKLKRFFKWLEWRFATPEFIGGIYTFFTLFFFMAATNTLAGWLYVISGVSFALLIVGAVMPKRLLAEISVVRSPIDPVSVGDDLWVDLRIQNLGRTEKRLLEVRDVLPEYLSNILQQEVVIEMIAPLQEYRWRYEAKTTKRGVFLFRSTEIATSSPLGLFRSRRACPSGQKVIVYPTVLPLERCPLVDQLGNDTNPRQYSDDHNYSNATEGLTKTLRPYRWGDPTRLIHWRTSAKFGELRVRELEVTIGGQEVAIALDTSAGWQPQAFEEAVVAAASLYFYAQKSKLSVRLWTAETGIVQSDRAVLETLAAANVSDVATQVDILKDIPDLPVVWLSHRNDSVAYLPLGSRWVLWQNSAKVTVPNQRSLGLTIETISDPDDASYRSLRSQLQEYLTP; from the coding sequence ATGGCAAATAGCTCAAGCGATCGCAAACAGCGTAGTTCTAGACCGAAAAAAGTTTCTAAGCTTAAGCGCTTTTTTAAATGGTTAGAGTGGCGATTTGCGACACCAGAATTTATTGGGGGAATATATACATTCTTTACGCTGTTCTTCTTTATGGCGGCGACTAATACCCTTGCGGGTTGGTTGTATGTCATTAGTGGCGTGAGCTTTGCGCTATTAATTGTGGGGGCAGTGATGCCAAAACGCTTACTGGCGGAAATCTCAGTGGTGCGATCGCCAATTGATCCTGTGAGTGTCGGTGATGATCTGTGGGTGGACTTGAGAATTCAAAATCTAGGTCGCACGGAAAAACGCCTACTAGAAGTTCGGGATGTTTTGCCAGAGTATCTCTCAAATATTTTGCAGCAGGAAGTAGTCATTGAGATGATTGCGCCACTTCAAGAATATCGATGGCGCTACGAAGCGAAAACTACTAAGCGTGGTGTGTTTTTATTTAGATCCACAGAAATTGCCACTTCCAGTCCATTGGGACTCTTTCGCAGTCGTCGGGCTTGCCCATCGGGACAGAAAGTGATTGTTTATCCAACGGTACTTCCATTGGAGCGTTGTCCTTTAGTTGATCAATTAGGAAATGATACCAATCCGCGCCAATATAGTGATGATCACAACTATAGTAATGCGACAGAAGGTCTAACTAAAACCTTGCGCCCTTACCGTTGGGGTGATCCGACGCGGCTAATCCATTGGCGCACTAGTGCCAAATTTGGGGAATTACGGGTGCGGGAATTGGAAGTAACAATTGGTGGTCAAGAAGTGGCGATCGCCCTTGACACTTCCGCTGGATGGCAGCCTCAAGCTTTTGAAGAGGCAGTAGTTGCCGCAGCTTCGCTCTATTTCTATGCCCAGAAATCCAAACTAAGCGTGAGGTTATGGACAGCAGAGACAGGTATAGTCCAAAGCGATCGCGCAGTTTTAGAAACCCTAGCCGCCGCTAATGTTTCCGATGTCGCGACCCAAGTAGACATTCTCAAAGATATCCCTGATTTACCTGTGGTCTGGCTATCCCATCGTAATGATAGCGTTGCCTATTTGCCCTTGGGTAGTCGTTGGGTACTCTGGCAAAATTCTGCAAAAGTAACTGTTCCTAATCAGCGATCGCTAGGTTTAACGATTGAAACGATATCTGATCCTGATGACGCAAGTTATAGATCTTTGCGATCGCAACTTCAGGAATATCTAACGCCATAG
- a CDS encoding type II toxin-antitoxin system VapC family toxin encodes MIFLDSDIIIDFLRRYPPAISWLESLEDEKIALSGYVAMELMQGCNNKIELQQVRKLIANFEVVWATAETCNQALEVFAEYNLSHGLGLIDALIGQTSISLGVPLHTFNVKHYAVIPNLTTVQPYKRL; translated from the coding sequence ATGATCTTTTTGGATAGTGACATTATCATCGATTTCCTGCGAAGATATCCTCCTGCGATTAGTTGGTTAGAATCTCTAGAGGATGAGAAGATTGCTTTATCTGGATATGTGGCAATGGAACTAATGCAGGGATGTAATAACAAGATTGAATTGCAGCAAGTCCGAAAATTGATTGCTAATTTTGAGGTTGTCTGGGCGACAGCCGAAACTTGTAATCAAGCTTTAGAAGTGTTTGCAGAGTATAACCTCAGTCATGGTCTTGGTTTGATTGATGCTTTGATTGGTCAAACTTCTATTTCTTTAGGTGTGCCGTTACATACGTTTAATGTCAAGCACTATGCAGTGATTCCAAATCTCACAACTGTGCAACCATACAAGAGGCTGTAG
- a CDS encoding WD40 repeat domain-containing protein yields MSSILPKQPDYKSFQCLSKIETLDISSVSLTPDGQKIVGQSRNQKKLTVWDAQTGAVIRTLTEWESVKWIRVTKNGQIVISFREDGTVVLQDLESDRIIGTVHSEDFVFADWVVTPDGQWLAGRKDDMVKVWQTQTGELVHTITLTDRPNQAPASDYSIFCEEIRYCIPYTYMEILPDGSAIAVSYGKWVKLYFLDRDEEVVVYQSSLEEKETLFGPLRFGSNGDCLIGTHRSDAEFRVWYYKKHKHYQKRWHSVQHRRIACVDISQDGQILVSSVHTDSQDFLIKSFDLLTGAERGVIRINHQSPITDIATNIDGTLAATYSGDRSIRLWNLFTGQCLQAIHSYLDGRYLNVQGYFFLGFAADNQTIIIANQGIIRLWRGHLFIQDLTPHKMKIRDIALSPNREKLICSIQENPDRSESTASSISYIQIWSLATKKVIKTCEIPIHTDAKLAMSHDEQIFFYANFQRIEVISISGERLLTIYGPPTCIMVILPCPDLQTMIIGTQDGQILVWNYKTGERIRQIQVNNTAIRSLVITPNQQHLISASDDGSINVWDLQTGNLVRSLIGHTTAVHTLSLTGDGKTLMSSSVDGCVNLWDWHHSQPQHTFDSSSKASIASAMTLDGAYLVHGFADQLQIWGVPSK; encoded by the coding sequence ATGTCTAGTATCTTGCCAAAACAACCTGACTATAAATCTTTCCAGTGTTTGAGTAAGATAGAAACACTGGATATCTCTTCGGTGTCATTGACCCCAGACGGACAGAAAATTGTGGGGCAAAGCCGTAATCAGAAAAAGTTAACGGTTTGGGATGCTCAAACGGGTGCTGTGATCAGAACTTTGACTGAATGGGAATCGGTCAAGTGGATCAGAGTCACGAAAAATGGTCAAATTGTGATCAGTTTCAGAGAAGATGGCACTGTTGTCTTGCAGGATTTGGAGAGTGATCGCATCATTGGGACTGTGCATAGCGAAGACTTTGTTTTTGCAGATTGGGTTGTGACTCCAGATGGTCAATGGCTAGCAGGGCGGAAAGATGACATGGTAAAGGTTTGGCAAACACAGACGGGGGAATTAGTACACACCATCACTTTGACAGATCGCCCCAATCAAGCACCAGCATCTGATTACAGTATTTTCTGTGAAGAGATTCGCTATTGCATTCCCTATACTTACATGGAGATTCTACCAGATGGAAGCGCGATCGCTGTGAGCTATGGGAAATGGGTCAAACTGTATTTTCTTGATCGTGATGAAGAAGTTGTTGTTTATCAGAGTAGTCTAGAAGAAAAAGAAACTCTCTTCGGTCCGTTAAGATTTGGTTCTAATGGTGACTGTTTAATTGGTACACACCGATCAGACGCAGAATTTAGAGTTTGGTATTACAAAAAACACAAGCATTATCAAAAGCGATGGCACTCAGTTCAGCATCGACGAATTGCATGTGTAGATATCAGCCAAGATGGACAGATATTAGTAAGTTCGGTCCATACCGATAGTCAGGACTTTTTGATCAAGTCTTTCGATTTGTTGACGGGTGCAGAACGGGGTGTGATTCGCATCAATCATCAATCTCCAATCACCGATATTGCCACCAATATCGATGGTACATTAGCGGCTACATACAGTGGAGATCGTAGTATTCGATTGTGGAATCTCTTTACGGGGCAATGTTTACAGGCTATTCATAGTTATTTAGATGGTCGCTATTTAAATGTGCAGGGCTACTTTTTTTTAGGCTTTGCTGCCGACAATCAAACGATAATTATAGCTAACCAAGGAATCATTCGCCTATGGCGTGGGCATTTATTTATCCAAGATTTGACCCCACATAAAATGAAGATCCGAGATATTGCCCTAAGTCCTAATCGAGAAAAGTTAATTTGTAGTATTCAAGAGAATCCAGATAGAAGTGAATCGACTGCAAGTTCCATCTCTTATATCCAGATTTGGAGTCTTGCGACCAAAAAGGTAATTAAAACCTGTGAAATCCCTATTCATACTGATGCCAAATTAGCGATGAGTCATGATGAACAAATTTTCTTTTATGCTAATTTCCAGAGGATTGAAGTCATTAGCATTTCAGGGGAGAGACTTCTTACTATTTATGGGCCACCAACTTGTATTATGGTAATCCTTCCTTGCCCCGATTTGCAAACCATGATCATTGGCACTCAAGATGGACAAATTCTTGTTTGGAATTATAAGACAGGAGAACGCATTCGTCAGATTCAAGTCAATAACACAGCGATACGATCGCTTGTCATCACACCCAATCAACAACATCTGATCAGTGCTAGTGACGATGGTTCTATCAATGTCTGGGATTTACAGACTGGGAATTTGGTGCGATCGCTCATTGGTCATACAACTGCTGTACATACTCTATCTTTAACAGGTGATGGAAAGACTCTGATGAGCAGCAGTGTCGATGGTTGTGTCAATTTGTGGGATTGGCATCACTCGCAACCACAACATACATTTGATTCATCTAGTAAGGCTAGTATCGCAAGTGCGATGACGCTTGATGGCGCTTACTTAGTTCACGGATTTGCAGATCAACTTCAGATTTGGGGAGTCCCGTCGAAATAA